A genomic segment from Manduca sexta isolate Smith_Timp_Sample1 chromosome 13, JHU_Msex_v1.0, whole genome shotgun sequence encodes:
- the LOC119189155 gene encoding uncharacterized protein LOC119189155, which yields MELQNSNDKSKTKNVEDLTTKNIVLQDYDIPQSSNIKYIFNDLIGYNSPQLKNSKSQTTTEGKFQLFSQNIIKLWNTYSKQDYTSSRPTTLPTTSSSPNKNMNVPEIDIMKKILADYISNKNKMIHTTAQSPRTTELDIDRISDEIRRFLANTQNTNETNGRNIGTKEEVNKNNPQINTYTNTSRNDVYDNIIKETNNFFSRRPTMEDNNFGTVALKNKSTLPIADEVRLDYHKDLAKHNNAQTKKEMPNNSEQAISNNRLGNYNLMKDDSIFNTINNLYTNMTKDNNQKIKQEKPLPSEIIKEIAESVKAIVLNDLRKEISSITTNSTTTITETSTLTTKNVEGKGIEVTYMMEKFMELFQQFKSIEAKTITSGNSQIKVTEQKDVKHEFKGPVKVVYTSNKPAMSPYGVRTPSEQFAPIFVEQNNNVPNTIVRKFNVPPTMMNPVYQVHETNNYQVKTGLRLAPITIQTNSFEVPPLGIPIAKPILVHQNIIVTTKSPNLRPRLDTHHTSYIHHIDRYNIDDDFRSRDNWQKPLTNPKREFRSRARDAYTLNERDNYKIKKNDRSKFDNHNDDFDREYKPHFTKSDYDRMKLRNQEIKRFHERLENIDESKNSDEKEDCCKIRVASRQQLPLANAKKRSRYDDVHFRNFLKTQQKVNDMLEKILAAKTKADGTRSVETT from the exons atggaACTACAAAACTCGAAtgataaatcaaaaacaaaaaatgtcgAAGACCTTACTACTAAGAATATTGTATTACAAGATTACGATATACCGCAAAGTAGTAacataaagtacatatttaatgatttaattggATACAATTCGCCTCAACTGAAAAATAGTAAGTCACAAACAACCACAGAAGGGAAGTTTCAactattttctcaaaatattataaagctttgGAATACCTATAGTAAACAAGATTATACTTCGTCTCGACCAACAACATTACCAACTACTAGTTCAAGtccaaataaaaacatgaatgtTCCGGAAATTGATATTATGAAAAAGATATTAGCAGATTATATTTCCAACAAGAATAAAATGATTCATACAACTGCACAGTCACCTCGAACAACAGAGCTAGACATAGATAGAATATCTGATGAAATTAGAAGATTTTTAGCCAATACACAGAATACTAATGAAACTAACGGGCGGAATATTGGTACAAAAGAAgaagttaataaaaacaatccacaaataaatacttatacaaatacatCAAGAAATGATGTCTACGATAATATCATAAAAGAAACGAATAACTTTTTCAGTCGAAGACCAACTATGGAAGATAACAATTTTGGTACAGTTGCTTTAAAAAACAAGTCAACCCTACCCATCGCCGATGAAGTGAGGTTAGATTACCACAAAGATCTTGCAAAGCATAATAATgcacaaacaaaaaaagaaatgccAAATAATAGCGAGCAAGCTATATCAAATAATAGACTAGGAAACTATAACTTGATGAAGGATGATAGCATtttcaatacaattaataacTTATATACAAATATGACAAAAGATAATAATCAAAAGATTAAACAGGAAAAACCTTTACCAAGCGAAATCATTAAAGAAATTGCAGAAAGCGTTAAAGCAATCGTACTTAATGACTTAAGAAAGGAAATATCGAGTATAACAACGAATTCTACAACGACCATAACAG AAACATCAACCCTCACAACAAAAAATGTCGAAGGAAAAGGTATAGAAGTTACGTATATGATGGAAAAATTCATGGAGCTATTCCAACAATTTAAATCTATCGAAGCAAAAACTATAACATCAGGAAATTCGCAAATAAAGGTGACCGAACAGAAAGACGTCAAACATGAATTCAAAGGACCCGTTAAAGTAGTGTACACATCTAATAAACCAGCAATGAGTCCTTACGGTGTGAGAACTCCAAGTGAACAATTCGCGCCAATTTTCGTtgaacaaaacaataatgtacCAAATACGATTGTTCGAAAATTCAATGTGCCACCTACTATGATGAACCCAGTATATCAAGTGCATGAAACCAACAACTATCAAGTCAAAACTGGACTAAGACTTGCACCTATAACTATACAAACGAATTCTTTTGAAGTGCCTCCTTTGGGTATACCGATAGCTAAGCCGATTTTGGTTCATCAAAATATCATTGTTACTACAAAGAGTCCCAATTTAAGACCGAGGCTTGATACTCATCACACAAGCTACATTCATCATATTGATCGTTACAACATAGACGATGATTTTCGGAGTAGAGATAATTGGCAGAAGCCTTTGACAAATCCGAAAAGAGAATTCCGATCACGAGCTAGAGATGCGTATACGCTTAACGAACgtgacaattataaaataaagaaaaacgatAGATCTAAATTCGATAATCATAATGACGACTTTGACCGTGAATATAAACCGCATTTTACCAAATCAGACTACGATCGTATGAAACTTAGAAATCAAGAAATAAAACGATTCCACGAAAGACTGGAAAACATTGACGAATCAAAAAACAGCGATGAAAAGGAAGATTGTTGTAAAATACGTGTGGCTTCACGGCAACAACTGCCATTGGCCAATGCGAAGAAACGATCTCGGTACGATGACGTGCATTTCAGAAACTTTCTGAAGACCCAACAGAAAGTTAACGACATGCTTGAGAAAATACTAGCCGCGAAAACCAAAGCTGATGGAACGCGCAGCGTTGAAACTACTTGA